Proteins encoded together in one Marinobacter sp. Arc7-DN-1 window:
- a CDS encoding alkaline phosphatase translates to MNLERTLVPVAIGLALSASVLAGILPTSQKDNGWFSNAEAQLQQKLSLKSSDKAKNVILFVGDGMGVSTLTAARILEGQRQGRPGEENLLSFESFPFSTLVKTYNTDAQVPDSAGTMTAMMSGLKTDAGVLGVDEDVQRGDCGTVAGNEVVTALELAEIKGLSTGVVSTARITHATPAATYAKSAERNWEDISDMPAEAVQAGCKDIADQLVSFEQLLEQRYAGVDVDGIDVVMGGGRRHFLPGDSAFNSPDATSSVEGDRTDSRNLIAEWQAQYPQGVYVYDKAGFDSVDPATTSRLFGLFNESHMQYEADRGNDVAGEPSLSEMTAKAIDILDNNDKGYLLVVEAGRVDHAHHAGNAASALTEAIELSDAVKQAMENTNPEETLVMVTADHSHVFTMAGYPKRGNPILGKVVSVGETQPAMAEDGMPYTTLGYANGLGFRNLGMETDSDAVYSQAPNAGRQNLTGVDTTTTGYHQEALVPLGSETHSGEDVSLHAKGPGAHLAQGTIEQSTVFHLIDQALGLIEE, encoded by the coding sequence ATGAATCTGGAAAGAACGTTAGTTCCGGTGGCAATCGGGCTGGCATTGTCCGCCAGTGTCCTCGCAGGGATACTACCGACCTCACAAAAGGACAATGGCTGGTTTAGTAACGCCGAGGCACAGCTTCAGCAGAAGCTCTCCCTGAAGTCCTCGGATAAAGCGAAAAACGTCATTCTGTTTGTGGGCGATGGCATGGGGGTGTCCACCCTTACCGCTGCGCGCATTCTGGAAGGCCAGAGGCAGGGCCGTCCCGGCGAGGAAAATCTGCTGAGCTTTGAAAGCTTTCCCTTCTCGACACTCGTGAAAACCTATAACACCGATGCCCAGGTTCCGGATTCAGCTGGCACCATGACCGCCATGATGTCAGGTTTGAAAACCGATGCGGGTGTGCTGGGCGTGGACGAGGATGTCCAGCGGGGTGATTGCGGCACGGTCGCAGGCAATGAAGTAGTAACGGCCCTGGAACTTGCGGAAATCAAGGGTTTATCCACCGGTGTGGTCTCCACCGCACGCATTACCCACGCCACACCGGCCGCTACCTATGCCAAATCGGCGGAACGCAACTGGGAAGACATTTCGGATATGCCTGCCGAAGCGGTTCAGGCCGGCTGCAAGGACATTGCCGATCAACTGGTCAGTTTTGAGCAACTTCTGGAACAGCGTTACGCCGGCGTGGATGTTGATGGGATTGACGTGGTCATGGGCGGTGGCCGTCGCCACTTCCTGCCCGGGGATTCCGCATTCAACAGTCCGGATGCGACGTCCAGTGTTGAGGGTGACCGTACCGATAGCCGCAACCTGATCGCCGAGTGGCAGGCTCAGTATCCACAAGGCGTATACGTGTATGACAAGGCAGGTTTTGACAGCGTCGACCCGGCAACCACCTCCCGGCTGTTCGGCCTGTTCAACGAGTCTCACATGCAATACGAGGCGGATCGTGGCAATGACGTTGCCGGTGAGCCTTCACTGAGTGAGATGACCGCCAAGGCCATCGACATTCTCGATAACAATGACAAGGGCTATTTGCTGGTGGTCGAAGCTGGCCGCGTCGACCACGCCCACCATGCCGGTAATGCCGCCAGTGCCCTGACCGAAGCCATTGAACTTTCCGATGCGGTCAAGCAGGCGATGGAGAACACCAACCCGGAAGAGACGCTGGTGATGGTCACCGCCGACCACAGCCATGTATTTACCATGGCCGGTTACCCCAAGCGAGGCAATCCCATTCTGGGCAAAGTTGTGAGTGTTGGTGAAACACAACCGGCAATGGCCGAGGATGGCATGCCCTACACAACCCTGGGATACGCCAACGGACTCGGTTTTCGTAATCTCGGCATGGAAACAGATTCAGACGCGGTCTACAGCCAGGCACCTAACGCCGGACGTCAGAATCTCACTGGCGTGGATACCACCACCACCGGTTATCACCAGGAAGCATTGGTTCCGCTCGGTAGCGAGACCCATTCCGGTGAGGATGTCAGCCTGCATGCAAAAGGACCAGGTGCTCATCTGGCGCAGGGCACCATTGAGCAAAGCACGGTTTTTCACCTGATCGATCAGGCCCTGGGCTTAATTGAAGAATAA
- a CDS encoding alkane 1-monooxygenase, protein MNAKTSDNLESHKVISPGETDSTGNWKDPKRYMWLLGPALPGIGLAALTGYALAPKKLKALAWTGPALVHGIIPALDRAIGEDQSNPPESAVQTLEQDKYYDRIVKAFIPTQYAMTFLGAWLASRRNTPLDDRIGLTLTVGAINGVGINTAHELGHKSNRLNKLLAMAALAPTGYTHFVVEHNFGHHMRVATPEDPASSRMGESFWKFLPRTVIGGIKSSIRIEKARLARKGKGFWSLDNELLQGWAMSAGFFGATTLICGPRALPFLAAQAVYGASLLESVNYIEHYGLLRQKDKNGKYERTQPEHSWNSNHIVTNLFLYQLQRHSDHHAHPQRSFQALRHFEKAPQLPGGYASMLLPAYLPQWWYETMDKRVIDHYEGDLSKINWDPDRKEELMAKYADYAAEVAAEARARRAAAKSEAA, encoded by the coding sequence ATGAACGCCAAGACCTCTGACAACCTGGAATCGCATAAAGTCATATCCCCTGGCGAAACCGATTCCACTGGCAACTGGAAGGATCCGAAACGCTATATGTGGTTGCTCGGCCCTGCCCTGCCGGGTATTGGGCTCGCGGCCCTGACCGGTTACGCCCTGGCACCGAAGAAGCTGAAAGCCCTGGCCTGGACCGGCCCGGCCCTGGTACACGGCATCATCCCGGCGCTGGACCGTGCCATTGGCGAGGATCAGAGCAATCCGCCGGAATCGGCGGTGCAGACCCTGGAACAGGACAAGTACTACGACCGGATCGTAAAAGCCTTTATTCCGACCCAGTACGCCATGACCTTTTTGGGCGCCTGGCTGGCCAGCCGCAGGAATACCCCCCTGGACGACAGGATTGGCCTGACGCTCACCGTGGGCGCCATCAATGGTGTGGGCATCAACACCGCCCATGAGCTGGGCCACAAATCGAACAGGCTGAACAAGCTGTTGGCGATGGCGGCTTTGGCACCCACCGGGTATACCCACTTTGTTGTCGAACACAACTTCGGCCATCACATGCGGGTGGCCACACCGGAGGATCCGGCCAGCAGCCGGATGGGCGAAAGCTTCTGGAAGTTCCTGCCACGGACAGTAATAGGCGGCATCAAGTCCTCCATCAGGATTGAGAAGGCGAGACTTGCCCGCAAAGGCAAGGGCTTCTGGAGCCTGGACAATGAGCTGCTTCAGGGCTGGGCCATGAGTGCCGGGTTCTTTGGTGCGACGACGTTGATTTGCGGCCCTCGGGCGTTGCCGTTCCTGGCGGCGCAGGCGGTGTATGGCGCTAGTTTGCTGGAGAGCGTGAATTACATTGAGCACTATGGCCTGCTGCGCCAGAAGGACAAGAACGGAAAATACGAGCGCACCCAGCCGGAGCATAGCTGGAACAGTAATCATATTGTGACCAATCTGTTCCTGTATCAGTTGCAGCGACATTCAGATCACCATGCCCATCCTCAACGCAGCTTCCAGGCTTTGAGGCACTTCGAGAAGGCGCCGCAGTTGCCGGGTGGTTATGCGTCGATGCTGCTGCCGGCTTACCTGCCGCAGTGGTGGTATGAAACCATGGATAAGCGGGTGATTGATCACTACGAGGGGGATCTGAGCAAGATCAACTGGGATCCGGATCGTAAGGAAGAGCTGATGGCCAAATATGCGGATTACGCAGCGGAGGTGGCGGCTGAGGCGAGGGCCCGGCGCGCTGCCGCCAAATCCGAAGCTGCCTGA
- a CDS encoding crotonase/enoyl-CoA hydratase family protein: MALVNVEKKNHILLIGLNRPEKMNAMNREMYHQIAAAYYQLESDPDLRVGLMYAEGDHFTSGLQLDDWAGVFANGKGIEPGEGELDPFHITGAGLSKPVIFAAQGICFTCGVEMMLNTDVRVAAKGTRFAQLEVKRGIFACGGATIRLQREIGWGNAQRYLLTGDEWTADQAYQWGLIQELVEPGEQFNVALEIAEKIAKAAPLGVQGSLRSSKIAVSEGQEVAKQRLFPDLQPVMASDDVKEGIQSFLERREAVFRGK, encoded by the coding sequence ATGGCCCTGGTTAACGTTGAAAAGAAAAACCACATCCTGCTGATCGGGCTGAACCGCCCGGAAAAAATGAACGCCATGAACCGCGAGATGTACCACCAGATCGCGGCGGCTTATTACCAGCTGGAGAGCGACCCGGATCTGCGGGTCGGGCTGATGTACGCCGAAGGCGACCACTTCACCAGCGGCCTGCAACTGGACGACTGGGCCGGCGTGTTTGCCAACGGCAAAGGCATCGAGCCGGGCGAGGGCGAACTGGACCCGTTCCACATTACCGGAGCCGGCCTCAGCAAACCCGTCATCTTCGCCGCCCAGGGCATCTGCTTTACCTGCGGCGTGGAAATGATGCTCAACACCGATGTGCGGGTTGCTGCCAAAGGCACCCGCTTTGCCCAACTGGAAGTCAAACGCGGCATCTTCGCCTGCGGTGGCGCGACCATCCGGCTGCAACGGGAAATCGGCTGGGGCAATGCCCAGCGATACCTGCTGACTGGCGACGAATGGACCGCTGATCAGGCCTACCAATGGGGGTTGATACAGGAACTGGTGGAGCCGGGTGAGCAGTTTAATGTCGCGCTGGAAATCGCCGAGAAAATTGCAAAGGCAGCCCCTCTGGGTGTCCAGGGTAGTCTGAGATCGTCAAAGATCGCAGTCAGTGAAGGGCAGGAAGTCGCGAAACAGCGTTTATTCCCGGATCTGCAGCCGGTAATGGCCAGTGACGATGTAAAAGAGGGAATTCAGTCCTTCCTGGAAAGGCGGGAAGCGGTATTTCGAGGGAAGTGA
- a CDS encoding acyl-CoA dehydrogenase has protein sequence MTDTLIDRRDLAFQLYEVLDTENLTTRERFSEHSRDTFDAVIETADKMAREKFATHNSAADKDEPKFVNGQVEMLPQVKEAVEAYAQAGFIAGRYDYELGGMQLPESVMAACNGFFTAANPGTAGYPFLTTAAANLIRVFGNEQQKTTFLPNMLCGRFSGTMALTEPHAGSSLADIRTSASPADNGHYLIKGAKIYISGGEQSITDNIVHMVLARIKGAPAGVKGISLFIVPKFLVDQEGNPTERNGVSLAGLIHKLGYRGTTSTALSFGDDAPCQGYLVGEPHQGLKYMFQMMNEARVGVGFGAAVIGYRGYMHSLEYAKDRLQGRKASEKNPESSQVPIIDHADVRRMLLAQKAYSEGGLALCLYGARLMDDQHTHPDEQKREEAGKLLDLLTPVIKAWPSDYGPKANDLAIQVYGGAGYTREYPVEQCWRDNRLNPIHEGTNGIQALDLLGRKIWQDQSHGLQLLMQEMQVDLEAATTDRCQQWALSLSETLQQAVKVTQSLGKSLVGGEVDKTLANASCYLHLFGHIIVAWMWLRQANTAAHALGSANSDNERNFYQGKLQAAQYFFHWELPTVAQDLVLLRNQDDTCLNMKSEWF, from the coding sequence ATGACCGACACCCTGATCGACCGCCGCGACCTGGCGTTCCAGCTCTACGAAGTTCTCGATACTGAAAACCTCACCACCCGCGAGCGCTTCAGCGAACACAGTCGCGACACCTTCGATGCCGTCATCGAAACCGCCGACAAAATGGCCCGGGAAAAGTTCGCCACCCACAACAGTGCCGCCGACAAGGACGAACCCAAATTCGTCAACGGCCAGGTCGAGATGCTGCCGCAGGTCAAAGAAGCCGTCGAGGCCTATGCCCAGGCTGGCTTTATCGCCGGACGCTATGACTATGAGCTGGGCGGCATGCAACTGCCAGAATCCGTGATGGCCGCCTGCAATGGCTTCTTCACCGCGGCCAATCCCGGCACCGCCGGCTACCCGTTCCTGACCACCGCCGCCGCCAACCTCATCCGCGTCTTCGGCAACGAACAGCAGAAAACCACCTTCCTGCCGAACATGCTCTGCGGCCGGTTCAGCGGCACCATGGCCCTGACAGAGCCCCACGCCGGCTCCTCCCTGGCAGACATCCGCACCTCGGCATCGCCTGCGGATAACGGCCATTACCTGATCAAGGGCGCCAAGATCTACATCTCAGGTGGTGAACAATCCATCACCGACAACATCGTTCACATGGTGCTGGCCAGGATCAAAGGCGCTCCGGCGGGTGTGAAGGGCATCTCCCTGTTTATCGTGCCTAAATTCCTGGTGGACCAAGAGGGCAACCCCACCGAACGCAACGGCGTCAGCCTTGCCGGCCTGATCCACAAACTCGGTTACCGGGGCACCACCTCCACTGCCCTCAGTTTCGGTGACGACGCCCCGTGCCAAGGCTACCTGGTTGGCGAGCCCCACCAGGGCCTGAAATACATGTTCCAGATGATGAACGAAGCCCGGGTTGGCGTGGGTTTTGGCGCTGCCGTGATCGGATATCGCGGTTACATGCACAGCCTGGAATACGCCAAAGACCGCCTGCAGGGCCGCAAGGCCAGCGAGAAGAACCCGGAATCCTCGCAGGTCCCCATCATCGACCACGCCGATGTCCGGCGCATGTTGCTGGCCCAGAAAGCCTACAGCGAGGGCGGTCTGGCCCTGTGCCTCTATGGCGCCCGACTGATGGACGACCAGCACACCCACCCGGACGAACAGAAACGCGAAGAAGCCGGGAAGCTGCTGGACCTGCTCACTCCGGTGATCAAGGCCTGGCCCTCCGACTACGGCCCCAAGGCCAACGATCTGGCCATTCAGGTCTACGGCGGCGCCGGCTACACCCGGGAATACCCGGTTGAGCAATGCTGGCGCGATAACCGCCTGAACCCTATCCACGAAGGTACCAACGGCATTCAGGCCCTGGATCTGCTCGGCCGCAAGATCTGGCAGGACCAGAGCCACGGCCTGCAGCTGCTGATGCAGGAAATGCAGGTGGATCTGGAAGCGGCCACCACCGACCGCTGCCAGCAATGGGCCCTGTCCCTGAGCGAAACCCTGCAGCAGGCGGTAAAAGTCACCCAGAGCCTCGGCAAATCCCTGGTGGGCGGCGAAGTCGACAAAACCCTGGCCAACGCCTCCTGCTACCTGCACCTGTTCGGCCACATCATTGTCGCCTGGATGTGGCTCCGCCAGGCCAACACGGCTGCCCACGCCCTGGGTTCCGCCAACAGCGATAACGAGCGCAACTTCTACCAGGGCAAACTCCAGGCTGCGCAGTACTTCTTCCACTGGGAATTACCAACCGTGGCTCAGGACCTGGTATTGCTGAGGAATCAGGATGACACCTGCCTCAACATGAAATCCGAGTGGTTCTGA